The DNA region AATGAAAGCGGTTACATTTTCGCATAAAAAAAACCTTTATCCCCTGCTACTGACAACAATCAGCAACACACTTAAATAGCTACACAAATCGAATCCACAAAATTTCTCCCCCATTTTGGGGGCCAAAACAATTTCCGCGTTCATTCTTCTTGCCACATTGTCCTGAGTAAAAATGTATGCGGTTACATTTTGCCAGAAAAAAAGCTGCCGCATGCCTCGTGAATTTTCTTTCTCTTTATGTCCGCTATTACGGCATTGTCAAGCTGAAAAATAAAAAAAATGTATTTTGCCGACAACGCCCTGCAACAACAGCTATTTTAATGGAGGTGCGCATGACGCCCGGCGGACCAGGGTCGTTTCCAGGGTGTGTTGGTACAGCTGGTGGCCGCCATTACGAACCAGATCCAGCAACGCTTTCCCGGCGATGCTGCCCATCATGTCGCTGGGAACCCTGATCGTGGTCAAAGCGGGAAAGACGTGCTCGGCAAACTCAATATCGTCAAAGCCGGCCACGGATATCTGCTCCGGCACCATCACCCCTGCTTCGCGACACGCGGTGAGCGCGCCTATGGCCAGCATGTCACTGGCGCAGAACACGGCCGTAGGTGGCTCCTGCAAGGCCAGAAAACGCCGCATGGCTTCACAGCCTTTGTTCAAGGTCGGCTGATACTCCAGAACGTACTCCTCGCGGCAGGGGATATCGTGCTCCTGCAATGCGGCCAGGTAACCGTCCAACCGCTTCTGAACGCGCTGGACAAGGGAGTACATGGCGCCGACAAAAGCGATGCGCTTGTGCCCCAGCTGTATGAGATGCTCGGTCATCTTGTACGAGGCTTCGAAGTTGTCGAAGCCGACATAATGCAGGGAGGTACCCGGCATTGTGTCCCACAGGAACACGCACGGCATGTCGTTCCTGGCAATATTCATGATGATCTCTTCATTCTGGGCCATGTACCCGAGGAACAGCAGGCCCGAGAGGGAGCGCTCCCTGCAGTATCGAAGCTGCAGGCGCTCCCTGTGTACATCGAAAAGGGTATTGTTGATGATCAGAGGATAGCCCTGACTGTTGATCACATCCTGCGCGGCAATGACCGTGGATGACAGCTTGGCCGATTCCGTGGTGGGTATGAACACGCCGAGCACTGATGATTTGCGCCGGGAAAGATCCCCGGCGGTGGCGTTGTAGACGTAATCATGCTCGCTCATGACCTGCAGAACACGCTCAAGCGTTTTCTGGCGCAGTAAATGCGGCTGATGGATAGCGCGTGAAACAGTGGCGGTGGAAACTCCCGCCAGTCTGGCTACATCCTGAATGGTTAGTTTTGGCACTGACGGATCTCGCTGCCTCGTTCACTCACGGTTTCATGCGGCACCGCGAATGGGTCGGCCGCCCCTGATTGATTCCCATACGCTGCTTCCCGGCCGCGGACGCCAGCTGTTCCTACACCCGCAAAGGACGGGCAAGGCGCAGGGGCCGAACAAGCTGTTCCCACGTATGCTTCCGTCTACGGCTTTGCTAAATTTGTAAATGAATATCCGGATCTACGTTGAAAGGCAAGCAACTCCCACTCAACGCAGGAGAACCGCGAGTCCACCTTGGAAGCAGCGCGTAATGCACGCAGGACTATTTGGTCGCAGACTGCTTCCTTGCAGATCGTCTTTTGGATTGCCCTCTGACCCGCCGCCATTTCTCGTGCAGGACAACTCTTCTCCTGCGCTCGGTAGGACACGCTCAAGCTCTGGCCTCGTACGGGTCTGGCTGGACCAGGACATGTGGGGGCGGATTCAGTTTGCCCGGCTCACTTGGAACGCCGCACCCCGTACTTCTTGCACTTCTCGTAGAGCGTGGCGCGGGAGATATTCAAATACTTCGCAGTGCGGACCATGTTTCCGGAGTTAATCTCCAGAGCCTTGAGGATGCAGGCCACCTCCGTCTCGACACCTGCCTCGTACAGCGATACCGGCCTGCCGGAAGCTTGCTGAACGCCAGGCGCCTGGTCGCGATCGGCCTGGAGCCTTCCCGCGTCGCCTGCGCCGCCATCGGGCTGTGGCTTGCAAAAGGTCTGCAACGTTGGGGGCAGGTCCTGGACCCGGATGGTCTGCCCTTCGGACACGCTCGTGGCCCGCACCAGGGCGTTACGCAGCTCGCGGATGTTGCCCGGCCACTCGTAGGCCACCAGCAGGTGCATGGCGTCCTCGGAGATCTGCACGGACGCCTTGCCCATGCGCGCGAGCAAGGCATCGGCAATGATGGGTATGTCCGAAGCACGCTCGGCAAGCGAAGGAACCTGCAAGGGCAACGCGCTGATACGGTAGTAGAGGTCTTCGCGGAACGTTCCCTGCTGGACGATCTGAAGCAGGTCCCGGTTTGTCGCCGCGACAAGGCGGAAGTCCACAGGCCGCGCCTTGGATGACCCGACCCGGTACACCGTCTTTTCCTCCAGCACGCGCAGCAGCTTGGCCTGGGCCGCCAGAGGCATGTCGCCGATCTCGTCAAGGAACAGGGTGCCCTTGTCAGCCAGCTCTATGAGGCCCACCTTGCCATCCTTGCTGGCCCCGGAGAACGCACCCCCCGCATAGCCAAAGAGCTCGGACTCAAAGAGCTCGATGGGCACCGCAGCGCAGTTGATACTCACAAAGGGACCGTCCTCGCGGGGACTCGTGGCGTGCAAGGCGTTGGCGAAAAGCTCCTTGCCCGTGCCGGTCGGCCCCTGGATGAGGACGGGAAAGCTCGTCTGGGCGTAGTTGCGCAGCCTGTTCTTGGCAAAGAGAAGCGGTTTGCTCTCGCCCAGGATATTATCCAGCGTGTACCGGACCGACAACGCGCTCTGCATGCGGCGCCTGTAGAAACTGACCCTGCTGTCCAGCTGCTCGACCCGCTCTGTCAGGGCCTTGAGCTCGGTGGGATTGCGAAACAGGCACAGGGAGACCATGCCGACGATCATGCCGTCATCGTCGCGCAGGGGCAGGCGGTTGACGATGGTCGTCTTTTTCCCCTCCCCTTCCCCGATAACGCACAGATCACCAATCTCCTCGTTCCCGGACTGCATGACGCTGAGCGCGCGTGTCTTGGGCAGGACGTTGACGATGTTCCTGTTCACCAGATCATCCTTCGCGGCCCCGATGATCTCGGCGTACACATCGTTCATGTAGAGAATTTCGCCTTGTGTATCACAGAGATAGATGCCGAGGGGAAGTCCGTCGAGAATCTTCCTGAACAGATCGTCCGGCATATTATTGCCAAATCTTTTCATCCCATCCTCACATGTTCTGTTCGTCAGGACATTGCTCCTGCACGAACCTTCCCCATTCATGCCTAGCAAAGCGAGAGCTGTCTAGACAACCGTGTCCGGAACTCAAGACATTACTGTCTGGCTGGTGTCAGGCAGGCCGGACACCTGTCAGACACTTTTCTCACCCGGAGAGACACTAACACGCCGCCACACACTTGTGAAAAAAATAACCTAGCCCGCACCCTGCCTTGTTTCCCGCATTTTCACCTTGTTAAGACGCTTCCAGTTGGCCCGCCCATTGCTGATGTAAATCCATTCTTGTGAAAAAAAGCTCAGATATCACCCTCAAAGGAGAAATACACTCATGCCCAAAATGACTCCAAGCGAAGCAATGGCGGAAGTTCTGGTTCAGGAAGGAGTAGGACATGTCAGCGGAATCCTCGGTTCCGCCTTCATGGACCTGCTCGACTTGTTCCCGGCTGCTGGAATCGACTTCATTTCAGTGCGCCATGAGCAGACTGCCGGACACATGGAAGACGCCTACTGCCGTATGACCGGCAAGGCAGGTGTCGTGATCGGACAAAACGGCCCCGGCGTGACGAACTACGTCACGGCGGTTGCCACGGCCAACATGGCCCACACCCCCATGGTTGTGCTGTCACCCAGCGCGGGCTCGATCTCCGTCGGCTGGGACGGCTTCCAGGAGTGCGACACCTGGAACCTTTTCAAGCCCATTACCAAGGCGTCCCTGCGTGTGCCCCACCCCAATCGCGCTGCCGACATCCTGCGCACGGCTTTCCGTATCGCCTATGCCGAGCGCGGGCCGGTACTGGTCGATATCCCGCGTGACTACTTCTACGGCGTGATCGACGAGGAGATCCTGGAGCCCTCGCAGTACCGCGTGGCCCCGGGCG from Oceanidesulfovibrio marinus includes:
- a CDS encoding LacI family DNA-binding transcriptional regulator; translation: MSEHDYVYNATAGDLSRRKSSVLGVFIPTTESAKLSSTVIAAQDVINSQGYPLIINNTLFDVHRERLQLRYCRERSLSGLLFLGYMAQNEEIIMNIARNDMPCVFLWDTMPGTSLHYVGFDNFEASYKMTEHLIQLGHKRIAFVGAMYSLVQRVQKRLDGYLAALQEHDIPCREEYVLEYQPTLNKGCEAMRRFLALQEPPTAVFCASDMLAIGALTACREAGVMVPEQISVAGFDDIEFAEHVFPALTTIRVPSDMMGSIAGKALLDLVRNGGHQLYQHTLETTLVRRASCAPPLK
- a CDS encoding sigma-54 interaction domain-containing protein, with amino-acid sequence MPDDLFRKILDGLPLGIYLCDTQGEILYMNDVYAEIIGAAKDDLVNRNIVNVLPKTRALSVMQSGNEEIGDLCVIGEGEGKKTTIVNRLPLRDDDGMIVGMVSLCLFRNPTELKALTERVEQLDSRVSFYRRRMQSALSVRYTLDNILGESKPLLFAKNRLRNYAQTSFPVLIQGPTGTGKELFANALHATSPREDGPFVSINCAAVPIELFESELFGYAGGAFSGASKDGKVGLIELADKGTLFLDEIGDMPLAAQAKLLRVLEEKTVYRVGSSKARPVDFRLVAATNRDLLQIVQQGTFREDLYYRISALPLQVPSLAERASDIPIIADALLARMGKASVQISEDAMHLLVAYEWPGNIRELRNALVRATSVSEGQTIRVQDLPPTLQTFCKPQPDGGAGDAGRLQADRDQAPGVQQASGRPVSLYEAGVETEVACILKALEINSGNMVRTAKYLNISRATLYEKCKKYGVRRSK